ATGCCTCAGAAGGCGAACCTATTCTGCGAGTTTGGAAAAAGGGGAAATACTCGACCTACAGGAATCTCCATCTTAAAGATGGCGGGACGACAAAGCGTTACCAATTTGTTTCTAATCCTCAACGAAGCGCTAAAATTTTGGACTACTTCGCGTCGATGACCAAGGGCGCGCCACTTCAGCTTTCGAATTCAAGCTTTGATGCCTATGTTGCCAACTACAAAACTTTTCATGCGGTCGACGTGAACTGCACGACGGTTTCTATCGACGCTTTTGAAAAGGGATTTCCTGAATATCGGCTTCACCAGCCTAACTACTCTATCGGGCGCGATCTCGGATTTATTCTGAAGGGTGCGGCACAAGCGAACGGTCAATATGACTCTCAAGAAATGAACTGGCCGCGAGTGTGGTGGCCGCTTGATTTAATGGCGTTGCTCGAAGAGCAGTATGTCAGATCCGGACAAGCGCGGGTTCTTGGACTTTAGGAAATAAAAAAGGCCGAGAGCCATAACTCCCGACCTCTGTTAGTAACGCTTCTTCGCGCAAGCGCTTCAGAAGCTGTCGAGCGTGCAGTGGCGCGCTCGAATTTAGTAACGCTTCTTCGCGCAAGCGCTTCAGAAGCTGTCGAGCGTGCAGTGGCGCGCTCGAATTTAGTAACGCTTCTTCGCGCAAGCGCTTCAGAAGCTGTCGAGCGTGCAGTGGCGCGCTCGAATTTGGTAACGCTTCTTCGCGCAAGCTCTTCAGAAGCTGTCGAGCGTGCAGTGGCGCGCTCGAATTTATCTAGACGTAACCTTCGTCATCGTCTTCTTCGTCGTCGTCTGTACCGAATCCGCCGGCGACTGTGTCGTCGTCTTCGTCGTCGAAATCGTCGGCTTCTTCATCAGTTACAGCTTTTACTGGACCGTCATTCTCGTCCATCTCGTCTTCGCCCAAGCCGGCGTCTTCAAGATCGAGAGCAGAATCCATGTCGAGTTCATCTGACTCGCTGTAAGAAGCGGCTGGTGCTCCCGGTGGCAGCTTCTTGACTGCTGGTACTGGTTTCTTCGTCGCTTTTTTAGCTGCAGGCTTCACTGCGGCTTTCGCCGTCGCTTTTTTAGCTGCAGGCTTCACTGCGGCTTTCGCCGTCGCTTTTTTGGCCGGAGCTTTTTTAGCCGTTTTTTTAGCGGGTTTCGCTGCTTTCTTAGTCGCTTTTTTCGCTGGCTTTTTCGCGGCCTTTTTAGCCGTTTTTTTAGCGGGTTTCGCTGCTTTCTTAGTCGCTTTTTTCGCTGCTTTTTTTGCTGGTTTTTTCTTCGCCATTTTCAATCTCCCCCGAGTCGATGCAACCAAGTTTGAATGAAGGAGGGGCTAAATGGCAACCATCTGTGTGCAACATCATTCGAGTTTTTAACGAATTTCATCATCCGACGCGGTTTGGTGTCGTTTTTTGAAGTCAACTGAGTGGGAAATTCATGATTTTGACCACAAAAGACTAGCGGGCCCGCTGGTCTGGGGCCCGGACGTATCCAGTATTAAGTATCTATACGTGCTTTTGTCCCTACAAAAGGTCATCAATGGCGCGGGCAAGATCGTCCGGTAGGGCGAACGAAAGGAAGAATCCTCCGTCGAAACCCGGTTTTGCAGGAATCGACGTGAAGTAACCAAACGTGCGCGTTCTCGCCTGATCTCGAATTGGAAGTGTGAGCCGTATGAATGGGTCAAACTTCGTGTTGATGAAAAGTCCTACCACAGTGGGGCTCAGGTAAAGAGCGCCCTTAACATCCCGCTGGTTGTTGAACGAGAGCCCGAGGGTAGGCAGTTCGCCTTCTGGGATTGCCGGCAGTGCATCGCCATTTGGCAGGCGGCCCTTAGGGAGGAAGTCGACTCCGCGCAAAACTTTCTCTAAGGGTATTCGCAAGACCAGAGAGCTCGAGCCATCCGTACTTGGTTCAATACCAATTGTCGCCCCAGGTAATTCCGGAATTGGCGTCGGTATTTGGACCCCAATTTGAATTCCAGCTATAAATGGCATACGAAGCACGAGCATCTTTGCAGCCTTGTCTATTTCGACGACTTTGGTTCGATCGAAGCGGCCGCCATTGATCGAGCCGTCGACGTTGACCGATTCCCACCCCGGTTCGTTTCCGCCACCATTTCCGCCGCCGCCTAAGGAGCTGTTGCATGAGGAGGAAGAGCCAGTACAAGACGACTTCGTGGTTTCGAAGCCGGGTGAGCAGGCTGCGAGACCTAAAGTTAATGAGCCGGCAATCAAACTTGAAAACAAGTTTCTGGTTTTCATTTTCTGGTCGAAGTTTTTCATTCAATCTCCTCTACCTACGATGCGTGGTACGTTGAACAGATCGGACTGCTGGCTGCAATCCTAAAGTCTAAATCTTTGGAATCATTGAGAATAAATTAGACAGTTTTCGATGAAATTTTTCGGACGCGGTCGCCGGGCATCTGCATTGCGGAAAGCGGCCCGCGTTTGTTCACTCTCTCTACAGGACCCACGGTCACACTAACAATCGTCACAAGATTGTGACGATTTACTATCAGTATAAAACCTCGCGTGGTTCGAGCGCGCAACTGCACGCAAGCGCAAAAAAAACCGCGATCTCGTTTTAAGAGATCGCGGTTGAGACATTACTAGAACTTTAAACAGATCTTAGCCGATCAGCTTAAGTGCTAATTGGTCCTTTTGGTTAGCTTGAGCAAGAGTCGAGGTCGCGCTCTGAAGAAGAATCGAGTTACGTGTCATTTCTGCTGTCGCATGCGCTACGTCCGTGTCGCGAATACGAGAGTTAGCAGCTGAGAGGTTCTCTTCTGCGACACCCAAGTTCGTAATCGTTGACGTTAATCGGTTCTGAAGGGCACCGAGATTTGCACGCATTCCGTTGACAGAAGTTTGTGCTGCATCAAGTTGCCCTAGGGCACCTTGCGCGCCGGTTTTCGAAGTGTAATCTACTTCCGAAAGACCAAGCGAGTCGATGGTCGCTGTGTTCTCATTACCATTGTAAGCGATACGATCAGAGAAATCGTCGTTGTTGATACCAACTTGGAAATCAAATGTTGGCGTCGAACCATCGAGAAGACCAGTCGATCCCCACTTCGTAACCTGCGCAATACGCTGCATCTCTGACTTCAGCTGCTGAACCTCTTTATCCAGGAAACCGCGTTCAGTATCACCAACGGTGTCTGAAGCAGCCTGAATTCCAAGTTCTCTTAGACGAGTGATGATGCTTGAAAGTTCGTTCAAGCCACCTTCCGCCGTTTGAACCATCGACACACCGTCTTGAGCATTGCGCGAAGCCATGCGAGTCGAGCGAACTTGAGATTTCAAGTTTTCGCTGATCGCGAGGCCGGCAGCATCGTCAGACGCTTTGTTGATCCGGCTGCCCGAAGCGAGTTTCGCCATCGAGTCGCCCATGTTCATTTGTGAAGTACCCAAGTTACGTTGCGCGTTTACAGACGCGATATTTGTTGAAATACGAAAACCCATTTAAACTATCCTCCGTTTAAGTTCATTTTTTTTACCTTCCTTGTCTCTCATTCCCACTGAGGCCCTCTTGCGAGGCTTTTTGTTTAGTCGTGGGAAATCGGCATCCGAGCCTTTGTTTTGTACTTTTGCAAAACGCCTTAGAGTGGCGAAATGCTAAAATCCTTGTACAACTTCATTTCTCTTCCTTGATGGCCCCCTTTCAAAAACTTTTTTTGCGAGAGAACTTTGACCGTAAGTTCTCTGGCACTCCTGCGCCCTATGGAACTGTCGCGAATGCGTATCACTCCCGACGTACAACTCTTCGGGACCGGGGGTGGTTTCTTGACAGGACGAGAGGCTGGTTCAGGTAAGATTGACGAATGCTTGACGCAGTTTTGTGCTTTGGTCGCGTCTAGCTAGAGTGCTTCCCTAGACAGAAGCCCCGAAAACGCAGACTGTTGGCGTGTTTTGCTAGGCCCGAAGGCCTGTTGGATTTATTGAAACTGGACAGAGTGCCTGTCGGATTTCGATACGCTCGCGCGCTTTGCGCGCTACTATTTGTACCGGTTTTTCGCGCAAGCGCTTCAAAACCTGTCGAGCGTGCAGTGGCGCGCTCGAATTTCGCGCGCCACAGGCGCATCCGAGCTGTTGCTTGTACCGATTTCTCGCGCAAGCGCTTGGAAACCTGTCGAGCGTGCAGTGGCGCGCTCGAAACGCGCGCTTTGCGCGCTACTGTTTGTATCGGTTCCTCGCGCAAGCGCTTCAAAACCTGTCGAGCGTGCAGTGGCGCGCTCGAATTTTTACTCCTTAATTATAGGCGGGCGGAGAATTTGCGTAGTTCTTCTGCGATGAATTCAGGCTCGTCTTCCATGCTGTGGTGGCCGGCTGTGGGGTGCGTGATGAGCGCGGAGTCGGGGACGATGCGGTGCAAATCCTCGCAGGATGATTGCTTGACTAGCCGATCACGCAATCCGCGAATAATTAATAACGGCGTTTTCAATTCGCGGAATAAAGTGGGAAGACGCTTGTCTGCTAGCAGGCGAAACGCTTTTAAAAATGCGGCACTTGCAAGTTCGCTGACTCGAAAAGGTTCGAAGTAAAGCGCAACAAGGCCGGGAGTAATCAACTCCCGTCTAGCAATAACCTGCGCGACGACTGCTTTCACAATCGCATACCGAGTTTTCTCGGGGTTAAGTCGATGCAGTGCCTCGCCGAATTTCGCCATCGGAAGAAGCGACGTGGGAATTCTCGTCGGGTCAGTCGCAGGCGCAAGAGCAACAATTCCTCGAAATATCTCAGGGGACTTCATCGCGGCCGCCATCGAGATGGCTCCGCCCATTGAGCTCGCAATTACTACTGGGTTTTTTAGTTCCAGAGCTTCCACGGCAGAGAGCAAGTGCTGCGCTTGCTCGTCCAGACCATAGGTCAATTCGCGTGGCTTTTCGCTTTTTCCGAAACCTGGAAAGTCGAGGCAAGTGACGCGGAACTCACTGGATACAAGCGGCGTGAATCGACGATAGATGATCATCGACGCTCCGATGCCGTGAAGGCAAAGCAGGTCCGGGCCGTGTCCAGTCTGCCGATATGCAACTGCAAGCGCGTTCGCTACTTTGTCAGAAGATATTTGCACGAGTTTGAGTTCGCCAAGTCTTGCGTCGAGATCAAGGTCGTGGCTATCGATCGCATGCTCGGCTTGCAACCGTGCCTCCGCGCGAGCGCGACTGCGTTTCCAACCGCGAAGGACAAACACAGCAAAGAGAAATGCGAGTGCGCCGAAAACAAAAGTCGCAATCATCCAAGACAGTGGAAGAGGCGCATCAAGAAAAAGCACTAGTCGATCTCGCAAAAGCGACAAAAGGCCATGGCACCCGTCAAATCATAAAGCGCTTTTTGTTCGGCCTTGGTGTGAACGGGCGAATAGCCCATGGTACAAGCATGACGCTTTCGATCGTAGTGGCCGCAGTCATCGCAGAAAAATGCAGGATTGAATTTTTTAAGATCCTCAGGCCGAATTCGGTCGACACGCAGCCCGCGGCGCACCCGCTTATTTTGATATGTTGTCGACATCTTAATCAGTCTCCTTGACGATGAAGAAACCGGACTCATGTTAGACCTGTTAGGCCGGCAGAACAATCAAAGTTGTAGTCAAAGAGAGCGTTATGAGCGACGTAGAAAAGATGACAGTTAAGGCCCAGGAAGCAATGCAGGCAGCCGCGAAAATGGCTGAGAGTCGTTCTCACTCGGCCGTCGAGCCCGAGCATTTGCTATTTCAACTTGTCACGCAAACTGACGGATTCGTGCCCAATTTGATTGTGGCCTCTGGCGGCCAATTGCCGACCGTTAAATCCGGGTTGGAAACAGCGATGGCGAGAATGCCACAGGTGACAGGGAGCGCCAAACGAGTCGTCGCCAGCCCTCGATTGATCACGATTTTCAATCGCGCTGAAGTCGAAATGAAAGCGCTAGGCGACGAATATATATCGACGGAACATTTCGCTCTCGCCGTCCTGCACGATTCGGCGCCTTCGGATGT
The nucleotide sequence above comes from Deltaproteobacteria bacterium. Encoded proteins:
- a CDS encoding flagellin FliC, with protein sequence MGFRISTNIASVNAQRNLGTSQMNMGDSMAKLASGSRINKASDDAAGLAISENLKSQVRSTRMASRNAQDGVSMVQTAEGGLNELSSIITRLRELGIQAASDTVGDTERGFLDKEVQQLKSEMQRIAQVTKWGSTGLLDGSTPTFDFQVGINNDDFSDRIAYNGNENTATIDSLGLSEVDYTSKTGAQGALGQLDAAQTSVNGMRANLGALQNRLTSTITNLGVAEENLSAANSRIRDTDVAHATAEMTRNSILLQSATSTLAQANQKDQLALKLIG
- a CDS encoding alpha/beta hydrolase, which encodes MLFLDAPLPLSWMIATFVFGALAFLFAVFVLRGWKRSRARAEARLQAEHAIDSHDLDLDARLGELKLVQISSDKVANALAVAYRQTGHGPDLLCLHGIGASMIIYRRFTPLVSSEFRVTCLDFPGFGKSEKPRELTYGLDEQAQHLLSAVEALELKNPVVIASSMGGAISMAAAMKSPEIFRGIVALAPATDPTRIPTSLLPMAKFGEALHRLNPEKTRYAIVKAVVAQVIARRELITPGLVALYFEPFRVSELASAAFLKAFRLLADKRLPTLFRELKTPLLIIRGLRDRLVKQSSCEDLHRIVPDSALITHPTAGHHSMEDEPEFIAEELRKFSARL